The following is a genomic window from Miltoncostaea oceani.
GGCGAAGGCCGCGGGCTCGTGCGTGGCGAGCTCGGCGAGGATCTTGCGGTCCAGCTCGACCTCGGCCAGCTTCAGGCCGTGGATGAACTGCCCGTAGGTGAGGCCGTTCTCGCGGGCCGCCGCGTTGATGCGGGCGATCCACAGGCGGCGGAAGTCGCGCTTGCGCACCCGGCGGTCGCGGTACGCGTACCGGAGGGAGCGCTGCACCTGCTCCTTCGCACGCTTGTACGAGGAGTGCTTGGTGCCCCAGTAGCCACTGGCCTGGGCGAGGACCTTGCGGCGCTTCTTGCGTGCGCCGACCGAACGCTTCACTCGTGCCATCGGGCTACCTCTTCCCCAGCATGCGCTTGACCCCGCGGACCATCTCCGGCGCGAGCTCGGCCTCCTTCGACAGGTGGCGCTGCTCCTTGCCGGTCATCTTCTCCTGATTGTGCCGCATGCCCGCGCGCTGGAACTTCACCTTGCCCGTACCGGTCAGGCGGAAGCGCTTCTTCGCGGAGCTCTTGGACTTCATCTTGGGCATGCGGGGTTCCTCGGAAGGGCGGCGGGCCGGCCGACACGATAGACGACTCGCACCCTCGGTGCGAGACGCCGGCGGCGGCTAGGAGGTCGCGGCCTCCGCCTCGGTGGGGACCGGGGCATCGGCCTCGGCGGGCGGGGCGGGCGGTGCGCCGGGCGCGGCCCGGGCCGACCCCGCGGCGGGGGCGGCGGGGGCCTCGTCCGGCAGCTTCTTCACCGGGCCGAGCATCATCACCATGTTGCGGCCGTCGAGGTTCGGACGGCTCTCGACGATCGCGATGTCCTTCAGCTCCTCGGCGAGCTTCAGCAGGATCGCCTCGCCGCGCTCCGGGTGCATGAGCTCGCGACCGCGGAACATGATCGTGATCTTGACCTTGTCCCGGTGCCGGAGGAACCGCTCGACGTGCCCCTTCTTGGTGGCGTAGTCGTGCGGGTCGATCTTCGGCCGGAACTTGATCTCCTTGATGGTGATCGTGCTCTGGTGCCGGCGCGCCATCTTCGCCTTCTGCTCCTGCTCGTACCGCCACTTGCCGTAATCCATGATCCGGCAGACGGGCGGACGCGCGTCGGCGGCGACCTCGACGAGGTCGAGGCCTGCGGCGTTGGCGATCTCCTGCGCCTGGGCGAGGGGCACGACCCCCCGGTTCTCCCCGTCACCGTCGATGAGCCGCACGGACTCGACGCGGATCGCCTCGTTGATCCGTGTCGTGGGCCCGGCGGGCGGACGGGTGTCTGGTCCGCGCCTAGGTGGCAAACGTCACCCTGACGGGACTCAGGCGGGACTCCCGACGTGCGAGAGCGCGCGCCGGTGGGCGCGGATCGGCTCGTGTGTGGGGAGGGAGGTGTCCATGGTGTCGACTCGCCCCTGGGCGAGTCGGGAGACAATAGCAACTGGCCCGCCCCATGTCGGGCGGATCGTGTCCGCGGGGCGTCACATCGCCTCCGGTCGCACCACGTACTGGCGCAGGACGAGGTCGCGGAACGTCACGGGGCCGCGGGGTCCGGGGACGTGGTCGACGTTGATCCCCGTCTCCGGGGCGCCGAGCAACTCGAAGCCGTCGAGCAGCCGCGTCGTCGCGTTCCAGAAGGCGCCGGTCCCCGCGTAGGCGGACAGGAACTCCTCCGCCGCGGCGGCGTCCTCGGTGACCACGGTCGCCGCGAGGCCGGAGGTCTCGTCGTTGGCGATGCGGGCGGCCTCCGCGGCCCCCTCGACGGGGGCGAGCGTGACGGTCGCCTCGCTGCCGTCCTCGAGCGCCCACTCCAGCCCGAGCGGGTGGCCGTGGGGCGGCATGGAGGGGCGGACGCCGAGCCGGTCGAGCACCTCGTGGACGCGCGGCACGGCGTCGACCCACAGGGGCGCGGCGATCAGCAGCAGGTTGAGGCGGTTGCAGACGCCGAGGCGGTCGAGGCCGCGCTCCACCAGGGCGAGCGCACGCCCCATGTCGGCGGCGTGGTCGATGTAGAGCACGCCGCCGCCGTCGGCGTGCGCGAGCGTGCGGACGCCGTGCGCGGCGGCCTCGCGGGCGAGGGAGGCGGTGGTCTCCCCGCTGCCGCGGAGGATCACGAGGGGGATGAGGCGGGGGTGGGCGACGAGCGCCCGGGCGGCCTCGCGGTCGGCGGTGCGCACGATCTGGATGGCGGCGGGGTCGATCCCGGCCTCCGCGAGGGCGGGGCGGATCACCTCGTCGTGCAGGGCGACGGCCGACCCGAGGGCGGCGCCGCCGGTGCGCAGGACCCCGGCGTTGCGGGACTTCACGAGCTGCGAGGCGACGTCGATCGTCACGTTGGGGCGCGCCTCGTAGTTCGCGCCGATCACCCCCACCGGCCGGCGGCGTTCCTCCATCACCAGGCCGTCGGGCAGCGCGCGGGTGCCGACGAGCGGATCGGGGTCGTCGATCCGGGACAGCGCCTCGATCTGCGCCGCCATCCGCGCGAGCCGCGTCGCGTCGAGGCGGAGGCGGTCGATCAGGGCGGGGGCGAGCACGCCCTCGGCGGCGTCGAGGTCGGCGCGGTTCGCCTCGAGCACCGCGTCCGACCGGTCCGTCAGCCGCCGCCCCATGCCCGTGAGGGCGGCGCGGACGGCGTCGGGGCCGGCGGAACGGAGCGACGGGTGCGCGGCGGAGGCGTCACGCCCCGCCCGCAGCACCTCACCGTGGGGATCGGTCGTCATGCGCCCTCCCCCTCCGGTCGTGCGGCATCACGACGCACGCGACCCGTCATGGTCCTGCCGACGGGCCGCGCGCCCCGGAGCCTGCGGATCGCGACTACTTCTTCTTGGTCCCCGCGACCGCCTCCTTGAGGACCGCCCCCGGCGTGAAGCGGGGCACCGTGCGCGCCGGGATCTGGACCTTCTTGGACGGGTCCTGCGGGTTGACACCGGTCCGGGCGGCGCGCTCCGAGACGGAGAACTTGCCGAAGCCGGCGAACGCGACGTCCTCACCGGACTTCAGCGCGTCCTGGATCACGTCGAGGACCGCCTGGACCGCGCGGCCGGCCTCAGCACCACTCATGTCGCCCTTCTCGGCGACGCGGCCGACGAACTCGGTCTTGTTCATTGCAGACCCCCTGGCTCGTTGTGTGCGGGAGCAGGCTTGCCCGCGCGAGCAACCTACCAGCGCGGACGGACGAAATCGGCGTCCCCGTGGGGTTTTCACGCCGGGATCGCGTTCCCGCGCCCACGCTGACGTACCCGGGACGCCCCGCGCGAAACGCCCACTCCCTGCCACGGAGGGGCCGGAAAGGGCGCGGATGCGGGAGAAAGTGGGGCCCTGCGGGCCTAGTGTGCGCGGCGTGACCCGCCGCCCCGTCCCGTCGATCACGACCATCCGCACATGGGGCAGCACCGCCGCGGAGCGGGCCGCGCGGTACCCCTGCGACGACCTCGTCGCGGGACCACGGATCCCGTTGTTCCGGGCGATCGACGTCGCCGCGCCCCCGGATCTGGCCTTCCGGTGGGTCGGTCAGCTGCGGCTCGCGCCCTCCAGCTTCGACGTCGTGGACAACCTGGGGCGCCGCAGCCCGCGCGAGCTCTCGGCCGACCTGGGGCCGCCCCGCGCCGGGGAGCGGGCGATGACGATCTTCCGGATCGCCGACGTGGTCCCGGGCCGCGAGCTGACCCTGCGGCTGATGGAGCCCTCGGGGCGGGCGGGGGTGCTGCTGCGGCCGCTGTGGACGCCGGCCGCCGTGACCTACCGGGTGGCGCCGGCGGCGGCGGGGAGCCGGATCGTCGTGAAGTACGTCACCGCGGACCCGGGCGGCCCGCTCGGCCTGCTGCTGCGGACCCTGCTGCCGCCCGGCGACCTGGTGATGATGCGCCGCCAGCTGCGGACGCTGGCGGGACTCGCCGCGCGTGACGCGCGGCGCGGCGGCGCGTCGCCCTAGCGGCGCGCGAGGCGCAGGGTGGCGCAGGAGGCGGCGGGGCCCTCGGCGCCGGCCACGACGCGCGTGCTGACGCAGAAGCGCAGGGAGCGCCCGGCGGCCAGGCGGCGCGGGACCCTCCAGGTGACGGTGTACTGCAGGTCGGCGCGCGCCGGGCCGGCGGCGGTGCGCAGCCGGGCGATGACGCGGCCGCCGGAGCGGATGACGATCTGCTCGCGGGTGGTCTCGCCGCGGCCGAGCAGGCGGTACCGCAGGCGGGCGACGGCGCCGGGGCGGGCGCGGCCGGCCAGGGCGCGGACGCGCGGGGCGGCGGCGACCGCGGCGGGGGCGGCGACCGGTGCGGCGGGGGCGGCCGTCGCGGCGTCGATCCAGTCGGCGACGGCGGCGACGCGGGTGTAGACGCCGGGCCGGCCGGCGCGGCCGCAGCCGACGCCCCAGCTCGTGACGCCGATGAGCAGGCCGGCGCCGTCGCGGAGCGGGCCGCCGCTGTCGCCGGAGCAGGTGTCCACGCCGCCCTCGGGGCGGCCGGCGCAGATCGCGAGGCGGGCGCTGTAGGCGCCGCCGAGGTACCGGGCGCAGCGGGAGGAGCCGAAGACCGTGACGGGCGCGGAGAGCAGGGAGGTGGAGCCGATGGTGTCGGTCTCGGAGCGGGCGCCCCAGCCGGCGATCTCCCCGGCGCGGTCCACGTCGGCGGCGTCCTGGCCGGCGCGGGCGAAGGCCGCGACCGGGGCGGTGCTCAGCCTGGCGAGGATCAGCACCGCGGCGTCGGCGCCGTCGCCGGGCGCCCGGTAGGTCGGGTGGACGCGGATCGCGGCGATCGCGATGCGCTCCCCGGCGCCGGCCAGGTCGGAGGTCCCGGCGATGACGTCGATCTCGGCGGGCGCCAGCGGCAGCCCGTCCTGGACGACGCAGTGGGCGGCGGTGAGGACCGCGCCCGGGGCGATGAGGGTGCCGCCGCAGACGGCGCCGGCGGCCGACGGGGTGCCGGCCGGCACCAGCGCGACGATCGACGGCCAGCTCCCCGCGGGGGCGATCGTGCCCCCGACGATCATGGAGTCCACGCGATCCTCGCCGCCGGCCGGGGCGGCGACCGCGGTGCCCGCCAGGACCAGCGCGAGGCCGGCGGCGAGTGCGGAGGCGGCGGCGCGGAGGATGCGGTTCACGGCCATGCATCAACGATCCGTCAGCGCGACCCCCGACACCAAGTCCGGTCGGGGGGACGGCGACCCCCCGTAGGTATGGGACCGGAGGACCGGCGGGCGGGGCGGGCCCGGGCGCCGGGGGCCTACCGTGTCCCCACATCCGCGGCGAGGGGGTCGTTCCATGGGCGGGACACGCAGGCTGGGCACCGGTGGACCCGAGGTCGGGCCGGTCGCGTTCGGGGCGATGAGCTTCGCGGGGTACTATGGCGCGGCGGACGCCGAGGAGGGCGTCCGCGCCGTCCACCGCGCCATCGACCTGGGGATCACGCTCATCGACACCGCCGAGGCGTACGGCGGCGGGAGCAACGAGGAGCTGGTGGGCCGGGCGATCGCCGGCCGGCGCGACGCGGTCGTGCTGGCCACGAAGGCGAGCCGCGGAGCGCCCGGCTACCTGCGGGACGCCGCCGAGGCGAGCCTGCGCCGCCTCGGGGTCGACCACATCGACGTCTACTACCTGCACCGCGTCGACGGGGACGTGCCGATCGAGGAGTCCGTCGGGGCCATGTCGCGCCTCGTCGAGGAGGGCCGGGTGCGGCACATCGGGTTGTCGGAGGCCGGCCCCGGCACGATCCGCCGCGCCCACGCGGTCCACCCGGTCGCGGCCCTGCAGAGCGAGTGGTCGCTCCTGTACCGCGACCCCGAGCGGGACGTCCTGCCGGTGCTGCGCGAGCTCGGCATCGCCTACGTCGCCTACAGCCCCCTGTCGCGGGGCCTCCTGACGGGCCGCATCCGCACGCCCGACGACCTCGCCCCCGACGACTGGCGACGGCAGGTCCCGCGCTTCCAGGACGACCACCTCGCCCGCAACCTCGAGGTGGTGGGCGCGCTCGCGGAGATCGCGGAGCGCCGCGGCATCGACCTGGCGACGCTGTCGCTCGCGTGGCTGCTCGCCCAGGGCGACGACGTCGTCCCCCTGGTCGGGACGAGCCGGGCGTCGCGCCTCGACGAGGTCGCCGCGGCGGCCGACGTGACGCTGACCGCCGACGAGCTCGCCGCCATCGGCGCCGCCGCCCCGTTCGGGTCGGCGTCCGGCGACCGCTACCCCTCCGACTACATGCCGCGCCTCGGCCTCTGAGGACGGGCGCGTCCCCGCCCGGCCGGGCGAGGGTCGCGGGGGGCGGCGTCGAACCCATCCCCCGTGGACGATGCGGAGCACACGACCCCGGCCCGCGCGACGGTGCTCGGCACCGGGGCGATGGGTCCCGAGATCGCCGCGGCCCTCGCGGCCGCGGGGGTGGCGGTCACGCTCGCGGGACGCGACGCGGGGGCGGCGGCCCGCGCCGCGGGCCGTGCCCGCGAGATGGCCGGCGACGGCGCGCCGATCGCGGCGGCGGGCATCGACGCCGCCGCGTTCGCGGGCTCGGGGCTCGTGGTCGAGACGATCTCGGAGGACCTCGGCGCGAAGCGCGACCTGCTGGCGCGCGTCGCGCCGTGGGTGGAGCCGGGCGCGCGGGTCGTCACGAACACGTCGAGCCTGCGCATCGGCGACCTCGCCGGCGCGCTCCCCGACCCGGCCCGGTTCGCGGGCCTCCACTTCCTGAAGCCCGCGCACCTGACGGCCGTCGTCGAGGTCGTGCCGGGGCCGGACACGACGCCGGACACCACGGCGGCGCTGGTGGAGCTGGCGGGCCGCATGGGCAAGACGCCGCTCGTCGTGCGCGCCGACGTCCCGGGGTTCATCTGGAACCGCATCCAGTTCGCCGTGCTGCGGGAGTGCCTGCACATGCTGGAGGCGGGCGTGGCGGACGCGGCCGACATCGACGCCGCCGTCGCCGACGGCCTCGCCCCCCGGTGGATGGCCGCCGGCCCGCTCGCCACGGCCGACCTCGGCGGCCTGAGGACGTTCGCGCGGGTCTCGGAGCAGCTCTTCCCCGAGCTGTCCGCCGCCCGGGAGGTGCCGGACGCCCTGGCGCGCCCGGCGCGCGAGAGCGGCGCCCTCGCGCCGTGGACGGCGGGGGCGGGCGAGGCGCTGGCGGACCTGCGGGCGGACGCGTTGGCCGCGGGGCGCGGCATCACCGCCCGCCGGCGGGGGCTCGGGGCGTGATCGCCCTCTCCGCCCACCTGGGGACGCTCTTCGGGGAGCTCCCGCCGCTGGAGCGGCCCGCGGCCGCCGCGGCGTGCGGGTTCGACGCGGTGGAGGCGTGGTGGCCGCCCGCGCCCGACCCCGGCGAGTGGATCGCCGCGGTCCGCGGGGCGGGGGTGCGGGCGGTGCTGGTCAACGCCGACGGCGGCGACCTGGCGGCGGGGGAGCGCGGCTACTGCAACGTGCGGGGGCGTGGGGACGACGCCGTGCGCGCGGCGGTCGCCGCCGCCCGCGTCGTGCGTGCCTGCGGCGGTGAGGTCGTGAACCTGCTGGTCGGCCGCGACACCGGGGGGCGTCCGCTCCGGGAGCAGCTCGACCTGGCACGCGGCGTCGTGCGCGAGGCTGCCGACGAGGTCGGGCGCCTCGGCGCGCGCATCGTGGTGGAGCACCTGAACGACCGCGACGTGGACCGCCCCCTGATCGCGACCCCCGGTGCGGCCGCCGCCTTCGTCCGCGACGTCCGGCACGACGGCGTGGGGGTCCTCCTCGACGCCTACCACGCGGCCCGCGCCGGGCTCGATCCGCTCGCGGAGGTGCAGGCCGTCGGCGACCTGATCGGCCACGCCCAGTTCGCGGACCACCCCGGCCGTGGCGCGCCCGGGACGGGCGACCTCGACGTCGACGCGTTCGTCGCCGGGCTCGACGCGGTGGGCTACGCGGGCCACGTGGGGCTCGAGTTCGTCCCCGACGGTCCCACGGCGGCGGTCCTCACCCCCCTGGCGTCCCGGACCTGACCCGTCCGGGGGCGCTCAGCCGGGCGCCCGTGTGAAGACGATCCGCGCGGGGCGCCCGCGGCCGGAAGACCTCAGGCTCGCGTCGAGGGTGAGACCCTCGACGTCCAGCCGGGCGATCGACGCGGGGTCGCGTGCCCCCGCCTCGAGGATCGCCCGCGCGAGCCTCCCCTTCACCGCCTTGCCGTCGTGGCCGGCGGCGCGGCGGCCGTCGGGGCCCCCGTCGACGATCTCGACGCGGAGGAGGCGGGCCGGGGCCAGGAGGTCCGGGTCGATCGCCGCGGCGTGCTCCCCCGGGAGCAGGTCGATCACCCACCCGGCGCCGGCGCGTGCGGCGATCACCGGCGTGATCCGGGGGCGCCAGAACGCGGCCAGGCCGCCGAGGGGCGGCACCCGCGCGGCCATCTTGAGGCGGTAGGCGGGGAGCGGGTCGGTCGCCGCGCTGACCCCCCAGAGCCCCGACGGCACGAGCACCCAGGCGCGGAGGCGGCGCCGGGCGGCCGGGGTGAGGGTCGCGGGGTCGAGGGCGCCCCACACCACCCCGGCGTAGCGGGAGGCCGCCGCCATCGTGGGGGCGTCGTCGAGCTCGTCCCACTCCGCGAAGGCGCGCGCGAGGTGCGGGCCGCGGACCCCGAGCAGGCGGCCCGCCGCCGCCTCCCCCTCCGCCAGCGCGACGCGGACGGCGTCACGCACCCGGGCCCGGTCGGCGGCGAGGGCGGGGAACGCCGTCGCGGCGGACGGCCAGGCGGGGCCACGTCCCCCGGGGGCCTTGCCCTCGGAGGGGGGCAGGAGGAGGACGGTCGCCACGGCGCGCGATCATGCCCGCGCGCCCCGGCGTGGTCAATCCGGTCGGCTCACCCCGCCGGCAGGTCGGGGTCGGCGGGGTGGTCGGCGTCCACCGCCGGGTCGGCGTGGGCGAACCCCTCCCCCTCCGGGACCACGGGGGTCGCGCACCGCCGGCAGGTGAGGGCGCCGTGGGCCGCCCAGTCGACGACGACGCGGTGGTCGGAGTCGAGGTCGCAGGCGGCCACGAGCCGCGCACGGTGCCCGTAGGCGCCGGTCCGCCCCCGCCGCACCGCCTCACCGCAGATGGCGCACCGCAACGGCCCCGTCGTCCCCATCCCCCCCGTCCCCCGCTCGCCGCCCATCCGCCCCGCAGCCGTCATTATGCCGTCCGTGCGCATCGGGACCTGGAACCTCGCGGGACGCTGGTCCGAGGCGCATCGGCGCCTCATCGAGGACGCCGCCTGCGACGTCTGGCTGCTCACCGAGGTCGGCGCGAGGACCGACCTGACGTCGGGGCACCTGGTCCGGTCGGCCGCGATGCCCGGGACGGGTGGTCGCTCCTGGGCCGCCCTCTGGAGCCGGGAGCCGCTCCATGCGGTCCCGTCCGTCCACGAGGCGGCGGCCGTGGCGCACTGGCGGGACCTCCTCCTCTGCAGCTGCGTCCTCCCCTGGCGGAGCGCACGCGCGACCTGGCCGGACACCGCGGCGAACGTGGCGGGGATGACGCGTGCGGCGCTCGGGCGGTTGCGGCCCGCGCTGACCGGCTCCTCCGTCCCCGTCGTCTGGGGCGGCGACTGGAACCACGCCATGGACGGCACGGAGTACGCGGGTACGAAGGCCGGGCGCGTCGCCATCGCCGAGCTGGTCGCCGAGGTCGGCCTGACGATCACGACGAGGGACGCGCCCCACAGGATCGAGGGTCTCCTGAGCATCGATCACATCGCCGTCCCGGCGGGCTGGCGCGTCGTGTCGTGCCACCGGATCCCGGCGATCGACGAGAGCCGCTGTCTCAGCGACCACGACGCCTACGCGACCGAGGTCGGGCCGGGGGCCTGACCGCGCCGGCTCAGACCCAGCGGGGCGGACCCTCACCGGGCGCGGCCGCGCCCGCGCCCTGGTCGCGGCGGGGCAGCTCCAGGACGTGGGGCAGGAGGTCGGTGAGCGTGACGGCGTACAGGTCCCGGAGTGCGGCGACCGGGTCGTCGGCCCGGTCGATGCGGAGGTCCCACAACGGGTACGCCTCGGAGTCGACGACGACGAGGGCCGCGGAGAGGGCGCCCTCGCGGTCGGCCCCCGCGGCCTCCGCCGCCTCGAGGGCGCCGAGGAGGCGGGCGGCGAGGGCGACGTCCGGGCCGGAGGCCTCGTAGGCCGCCAGCATCACGTGGAGCACCTCCGGGCCGACGAGCCGGTTGCCCTGCACCGACACCCCCGGGCGGCTCGTGTGCCCCGACCAGGGCAGGGTGCCCGAACCGGTCCACGCCGCCGACCCGCCGCGCGCGTCGACCATCGCCGTCTGGCGGCGCTCCCGGTCGGGATCCACCGCGATCACCCGGTCGAGCGCCTCCCGCGCGGACAGGCCCTCCCCCATGAGCCGCAGGCCGTCGACGCCGTGGTACGGGTTCACGAGCGCCTGCGTCGCGACGGCGCCGGCGCCCGCCTCGGCGCGGGGGACGAGCTTGCCGACCCCGAGGCCGGCCGTCACCGCGGCGACGCCGAGCTGCGCGGTGCGCGGGCACCGCGCGACGATCGAGACGGTGGTGGCGATCACCGGCGCCCCCCTCCCTGTCACCCTGCGGCCGTCGCGGGGCCGCTCCGCGGGCGGGAGGATAGGCCCTTCCACCCGGGTCAGTCCCCGGGAAGGAACACCCACAGCGCCGGCCGGCCGCTGTTGCAGTGCACCGCGCGCGACACCAGGCCGAGACCCGCCCACGAGAGGTAGAGGGTCGTGCGCGCCGCGTTCCATGCCTGCGGCAGCCCGGGACCGTCCGGCGCGTCGAGCGCGGCGAGGCGCCGCTCGAGCGACGGGACCGGGTGGAAGACCGTCTCCACGAGCCGGCCGCGGCGGGGCTCGTCGTCGCCGACGGCGTCGAGGGCCCGCAGCACCCCCGCGAGCTCGACCGGGTCGACCCCGCCGGCGACGGCGGCACGGTCGGCGGCGAGGACGGCCCGCCGCGACGGCGTCGGCAGCACCAGCAACCCGAGGAACGACCACAGGGTCATCCCGAGCGACAACGTCGCGACCCCCGCCACCGACGTCACCTCGGCGCCGAGCCCCATCACGAGCGCCATCCCGGCGAGCGTCCCGGCGACCGCGACCCCCACCCCGAGCGCCCGCGAGCCGCTGCGGCGGACGGCCTCCCGGCGCGCCCGCTGCACCCGGGCGACGGGCCCGTCCCACGCGGCGGACAGCAGGGTCCGGTCGCGTCCGGGAAGGCCGGCGATGCCGCCCGCGAACGCGGGGTTGTCGGCGCGCAGCCGGTCCCCCTCGCGGCGGACCCCGCCGACGAGGCGGGCGACCGGGACCTGGGCGGCGAGCATCACGACCATCACCGCGGCGGCCGCGGCGAGCACCA
Proteins encoded in this region:
- the rplT gene encoding 50S ribosomal protein L20, with the translated sequence MARVKRSVGARKKRRKVLAQASGYWGTKHSSYKRAKEQVQRSLRYAYRDRRVRKRDFRRLWIARINAAARENGLTYGQFIHGLKLAEVELDRKILAELATHEPAAFAALCVRARAARESVPVNA
- the rpmI gene encoding 50S ribosomal protein L35; this translates as MPKMKSKSSAKKRFRLTGTGKVKFQRAGMRHNQEKMTGKEQRHLSKEAELAPEMVRGVKRMLGKR
- the infC gene encoding translation initiation factor IF-3, which codes for MPPRRGPDTRPPAGPTTRINEAIRVESVRLIDGDGENRGVVPLAQAQEIANAAGLDLVEVAADARPPVCRIMDYGKWRYEQEQKAKMARRHQSTITIKEIKFRPKIDPHDYATKKGHVERFLRHRDKVKITIMFRGRELMHPERGEAILLKLAEELKDIAIVESRPNLDGRNMVMMLGPVKKLPDEAPAAPAAGSARAAPGAPPAPPAEADAPVPTEAEAATS
- a CDS encoding aldehyde dehydrogenase family protein gives rise to the protein MTTDPHGEVLRAGRDASAAHPSLRSAGPDAVRAALTGMGRRLTDRSDAVLEANRADLDAAEGVLAPALIDRLRLDATRLARMAAQIEALSRIDDPDPLVGTRALPDGLVMEERRRPVGVIGANYEARPNVTIDVASQLVKSRNAGVLRTGGAALGSAVALHDEVIRPALAEAGIDPAAIQIVRTADREAARALVAHPRLIPLVILRGSGETTASLAREAAAHGVRTLAHADGGGVLYIDHAADMGRALALVERGLDRLGVCNRLNLLLIAAPLWVDAVPRVHEVLDRLGVRPSMPPHGHPLGLEWALEDGSEATVTLAPVEGAAEAARIANDETSGLAATVVTEDAAAAEEFLSAYAGTGAFWNATTRLLDGFELLGAPETGINVDHVPGPRGPVTFRDLVLRQYVVRPEAM
- a CDS encoding HU family DNA-binding protein; this encodes MNKTEFVGRVAEKGDMSGAEAGRAVQAVLDVIQDALKSGEDVAFAGFGKFSVSERAARTGVNPQDPSKKVQIPARTVPRFTPGAVLKEAVAGTKKK
- a CDS encoding S1 family peptidase codes for the protein MAVNRILRAAASALAAGLALVLAGTAVAAPAGGEDRVDSMIVGGTIAPAGSWPSIVALVPAGTPSAAGAVCGGTLIAPGAVLTAAHCVVQDGLPLAPAEIDVIAGTSDLAGAGERIAIAAIRVHPTYRAPGDGADAAVLILARLSTAPVAAFARAGQDAADVDRAGEIAGWGARSETDTIGSTSLLSAPVTVFGSSRCARYLGGAYSARLAICAGRPEGGVDTCSGDSGGPLRDGAGLLIGVTSWGVGCGRAGRPGVYTRVAAVADWIDAATAAPAAPVAAPAAVAAAPRVRALAGRARPGAVARLRYRLLGRGETTREQIVIRSGGRVIARLRTAAGPARADLQYTVTWRVPRRLAAGRSLRFCVSTRVVAGAEGPAASCATLRLARR
- a CDS encoding aldo/keto reductase; this translates as MGGTRRLGTGGPEVGPVAFGAMSFAGYYGAADAEEGVRAVHRAIDLGITLIDTAEAYGGGSNEELVGRAIAGRRDAVVLATKASRGAPGYLRDAAEASLRRLGVDHIDVYYLHRVDGDVPIEESVGAMSRLVEEGRVRHIGLSEAGPGTIRRAHAVHPVAALQSEWSLLYRDPERDVLPVLRELGIAYVAYSPLSRGLLTGRIRTPDDLAPDDWRRQVPRFQDDHLARNLEVVGALAEIAERRGIDLATLSLAWLLAQGDDVVPLVGTSRASRLDEVAAAADVTLTADELAAIGAAAPFGSASGDRYPSDYMPRLGL
- a CDS encoding 3-hydroxyacyl-CoA dehydrogenase family protein, coding for MDDAEHTTPARATVLGTGAMGPEIAAALAAAGVAVTLAGRDAGAAARAAGRAREMAGDGAPIAAAGIDAAAFAGSGLVVETISEDLGAKRDLLARVAPWVEPGARVVTNTSSLRIGDLAGALPDPARFAGLHFLKPAHLTAVVEVVPGPDTTPDTTAALVELAGRMGKTPLVVRADVPGFIWNRIQFAVLRECLHMLEAGVADAADIDAAVADGLAPRWMAAGPLATADLGGLRTFARVSEQLFPELSAAREVPDALARPARESGALAPWTAGAGEALADLRADALAAGRGITARRRGLGA
- a CDS encoding TIM barrel protein gives rise to the protein MIALSAHLGTLFGELPPLERPAAAAACGFDAVEAWWPPAPDPGEWIAAVRGAGVRAVLVNADGGDLAAGERGYCNVRGRGDDAVRAAVAAARVVRACGGEVVNLLVGRDTGGRPLREQLDLARGVVREAADEVGRLGARIVVEHLNDRDVDRPLIATPGAAAAFVRDVRHDGVGVLLDAYHAARAGLDPLAEVQAVGDLIGHAQFADHPGRGAPGTGDLDVDAFVAGLDAVGYAGHVGLEFVPDGPTAAVLTPLASRT
- a CDS encoding YaaA family protein, coding for MATVLLLPPSEGKAPGGRGPAWPSAATAFPALAADRARVRDAVRVALAEGEAAAGRLLGVRGPHLARAFAEWDELDDAPTMAAASRYAGVVWGALDPATLTPAARRRLRAWVLVPSGLWGVSAATDPLPAYRLKMAARVPPLGGLAAFWRPRITPVIAARAGAGWVIDLLPGEHAAAIDPDLLAPARLLRVEIVDGGPDGRRAAGHDGKAVKGRLARAILEAGARDPASIARLDVEGLTLDASLRSSGRGRPARIVFTRAPG
- a CDS encoding endonuclease/exonuclease/phosphatase family protein gives rise to the protein MRIGTWNLAGRWSEAHRRLIEDAACDVWLLTEVGARTDLTSGHLVRSAAMPGTGGRSWAALWSREPLHAVPSVHEAAAVAHWRDLLLCSCVLPWRSARATWPDTAANVAGMTRAALGRLRPALTGSSVPVVWGGDWNHAMDGTEYAGTKAGRVAIAELVAEVGLTITTRDAPHRIEGLLSIDHIAVPAGWRVVSCHRIPAIDESRCLSDHDAYATEVGPGA
- a CDS encoding DUF1028 domain-containing protein, which produces MIATTVSIVARCPRTAQLGVAAVTAGLGVGKLVPRAEAGAGAVATQALVNPYHGVDGLRLMGEGLSAREALDRVIAVDPDRERRQTAMVDARGGSAAWTGSGTLPWSGHTSRPGVSVQGNRLVGPEVLHVMLAAYEASGPDVALAARLLGALEAAEAAGADREGALSAALVVVDSEAYPLWDLRIDRADDPVAALRDLYAVTLTDLLPHVLELPRRDQGAGAAAPGEGPPRWV